The DNA sequence TTTGGTCTCAGTCAAATATTTAACAAACTCAactgtgaaatatatatattagTGGGAACTCACATTTATAAGTATGATTTTTGTAGTTTCTGCTATTTTTTGACTGtttttagtgttttgagttgtttaaagaccacaagtttcaaaattttttattttttcttaaacttcagtCAAACTatatcacataaattgaaacatgAGAAGTATATTTTACGCTATTTGCAAAATTCAATAATATATGATCAATTATTATTGAGAGACAAAGGTACGTACCTCAAAAGAGAAATAGGAAGGAGTTGAGGAGAAAGGGGAAGAAATAATAGCAACAGTGATGTCTCAGCAGTTACAGAAGAGAGAAGTCACTACACATTACTGTAGCAAATAGCAGCAGTGATGTCTCAGCAGTTACAAAAGAGAGAAGTCACTACTCATTACTGTAACTGTTTTAACAAGAGAAGAAGTTAAAGACTCTCCAAAATGTAATTCATTAGTACTATCAAAAGAAAGAATGTAGTACACATCAAAATTCAtccaaaaaaaaagaatatagTACACATCAAAATTCATCTAGGCTGATATTATGTATACGCCTAAAGGTAAGGATAGAAAAGCATTGGGTTTGGACGTAGGACTATCATGCATTACTTCTGCTGAAAATTCAATTTTGATCCAAAACAGTAAAACTGGCGATTCAGCGAAACATGAGAACCTCAAAGTTCATATCTGCTTCCACAGTATCCGTAGTAGTTTTGTCGATCAAAGGGCCTAGCAAGCCTGAAATTAGAATGGGCACGCAGAATTATGAACATCAACTTCATAAATTGAAGAAAATAGATGACTTAATGAAACAGGAATGCTAAGATGGAACAAAAGATTTAGCCTTCGATCTCCAATGCCTGGCTAATGTATAATTCAATCAAAGTTTCTGTCGTCATGTAATGGCGCGAATGATAATACAAAAGTAAATAACTAACCAAAGAGTTAAGGTCAAAATCAAGTTTTACCGGATTCTAAGGCCTCCAGAATGCCAATGCTCACACTCTTTTGTTACCATTCTTACCAAAACCTGTATCTTGCATCATTGCCACAAATTCATTGTAATCAATGCGCCCATCCTGAAGAGAAATAAGCATAGAAAACTAATTAGTTTGAAGTTTGAGCATTCTTCATTCGCACTACTATAATCACACTTTTTTCTATGTTCCTGCATTTAATCGTGCATATTGTGTATTTGCATGGTATTAGAAATAAAACTCTGATCAGAATGATAAGATCACGAGGATACATTATCTTGATCAACTTCACGCATAAGTTCTTCCATGGGAATATTGCTCAAACCAAACTTCTCACAGGCCTGTTGGAGCTCTTCCTGTGTAATATATCCGCTACCATCTTGATCAAAATATGAAAAGGCGGCATACATATGATCCTCCTTCTGGACTTTGTTTAGATGGAGCATAGCAGCGATAAACTCGCCATAGTCAATGGTACCACTATTATCCATATCTGCCTGCATTTTTCCACAGAGAAATGAGATAAAATTGCTAAACAAGGATCACACTTAATGGTCTATTGTTCGGAAGATATGAATTCCTACAGATTTTGCTTGGCCTTTTTTCTATGGAAGATAAAATTTATATATCAGCAAAAAAGATTGACCTCTGAAATTCAGTTGGTTACTTCAAACTTCATGTAGATAATGTCAGTGGTTGGTCACTTCAAATATCTTATAAATTTCTCCACAAATTACATTCTCGATTGTTATGATATGTGTGGTTGAAGCAGGCAAAGGTTGGCCTTCAATCTGATGAATTGAAGAATATTTGTACAGTTGTAATACTGAAGGCTTTTAGCACAGATTATCTTAGCTTAGACCACAAGGCTAACTATCTTAATTCAGTTAATCACCCCACCCCCAAAATCCAACAACTACAGTCAACATAGTTGAGCAACTAAAATTTGTATTGCTCACTGGGAAAGTTTACTGAACAGTTACCTATCTTAAGAAACAAAATTGAGCCTTTCTCTATTTTGGCCTTTGTACTGCGTCTCTGATTTTGCATAAGGATAGGATTATTTATGTGGTTCGACCTCTAATCAAAAGTTTGGGGTTCCCGACTCAATGCTGGTGTACTATATCTTTCATAATTTCATTAGGAAATGCAGCTAAGAGATCAATATTTCTGATGCTGCGGTGCCATTGGATAATACAACAACTtagttttgttttggtttttattttgatatcatcttggaAATAATAGGTTTAAGGTGTTGTCGTTTGAACAAGATATCATTGACTCAAAGCAAGTACGAAAGCTATTGAACACAACAAataaaaacaaaaccaaaaatgAAAAGAGAAACTTTTGCGTACCGCTTGCATTAAACTGTTTATTTCTGAATCCTTAAGATTGGCGCCCACTTTTTCCAAACCCTTTTTCAGTTCCTCTAGCGTAATATGTCCACTGTTatctgtgtctatcattttgaaCATTTGCTTCAGTCCTGCAATTTCCTCTCCAGACAGATTTTCAGCAATAACCTAAACAAAACAGCTGAACTGGTCAAGCACAATAATAAAAGCCTAGTATTAGTTGGTAGCAGTAATATGAAAGGATATTCTGTTTCTGGTCAAACAACAACTGCGCCTCAATCTCAAACAAGCTGCTATCGGCTACATGAATCACCACTGACCATGTTCCCCATTTAAATTCATCTCAAGGCAAAATTATACATAATAAAATGTGAAGTGCTAGAAGTAAAATATTGTGAGACATATATTGGAAACAATCAAACATAATAAACCATTTTCTTTTTAGAACAGATATAGTTCTCAAGTTTGTTTCTACTAAAGATTATTTATCGTCAAAATGAGAAATACCAAATATAAGACCAGTGATCAAAGGTGCCAGGAATTGGAACTTACTCTGATTGCTATCTTCTTTAATTTATTCATTGCAGAAAATTGATTGAGACGAGTAAGAACAGCAGAATCAAGAGGCTTATCTGGAGCAACCCCACCTACACGGACCCACGGGTGACCTGAAATAGATAATAAACAGTCTTTCATTCAATTCAAAGAGCATCCAACAAATACACAAACAGATAAATGGACTTCTTCAGACCACTGATAAGTTAAGAAACTATTGAGTTTCTATCAATTTATGAATGCCTTTTCAATTACATTTCCCATATATGTCATAGTCTCTGTTAATCGATCCATCAAAGAAGGTCAAGTAAAAGGTCAAAATCTCTATTATCCTATCCATCACAGAAGCTCAAAGTAGAAGGCCTATCTTCCTCATATTTCACAATTTTGTTAACCAATATGGTTGCTAGGCGCATAGGCCTTCTAATCATGTGTCCAACCTGACAACAATTTGGCAAAACTCTACACCGAAAACAAAGTTGCTCAAACATTAGCTTGAGACGAATTGCAGCTTCTGTCCATCATCTTCTTTCTTTAAATGATCTTATGCTTTGAAGTGTAGAAGTAAATGTTGATGTTCAAAATTTACGTTTTTTCCCATCTCATGAAAGTCGCCTGATGTATAGccagaaagaaaataaaaattgttGAATTTTCTATATCTTGTTTTGCAGTACAGCAGATGCTGCAATGAGAAAAGCTTACTAATCCGTGACTGCTACCAAGATCCAgtatttcatatattttcttttggCATCTCCAGCTTCTCTCAGTAAAACTTTGTCCATATTAAAAACACATTGGACAAAGGAAAAAACAAAAGAGGCTAACAGGAACAAGAATATTTCTGCAACAAATAGAATAACAATTTTAATCACGTTCTACCCTAAGAATGATTGAAGAAGTAAGTCAAAATCTGTTTGAGCAGACAAGTATGCAGACTGCACGACCATGTTACGCCGAGAATAAAGGATGAGAAGCATCACCGCCaaatacaaaaatacaaaaggaTGTCAAGAGAATAAAGGATTGGATTAGATAATACTGCATCTTACAGAGAACTTCATGAGCTGTCAGCCTCTTTTTGGGATCTCTCGCAAGCATTTTTCTGACCAGGTCTTTTGCACTTTCTGATATAGTTGGCCAAGGTTCTGATACTAAGTCAAGTTCCCCCTTCACAATCTGTTCAAATATACCTTGCTCCGTTTCTGATAGAAAAACATCAACATGCATTATGCAATATGATCAACATATCACGATAGCTTAGAATTATAGAAACAAATTGTGAAGAAAGAAAATCACAAAATCTCACCATCCCAAAATGGAGGCACACCACTAAGAAGTATATAAATAATGACTCCAGCACTCCAAATATCACATTCTGGACCATAACGCTTCCGCAAGACTTCTGGGGCCACATAGTAAGGGCTTCCAACGACATCGGTGAAGGTTTCACCTGGATGCAAAAAGATTTTAATTCTTGGTCAGGCGTCAGAAAGTAAGTTACAACAGCTAGAAGAAACAGATGACAGCAACAATAAGATCCTACAATTACATTTAAGTAAATACATACATGGCTTTAATGATCAGCATTAGATAACTACTCTTCCCCAGGTAGTAGGAAGTAGAGATTTCTTGGGTTGATTTTTTGGATATTCAGAGTTTTTTACTAGTTTGGAAGGAAATGCGCACTTCTGGTTTTACAGTAAATTGAAGGTGCACGTCCAAAAATTCTTCAAAGCAACAAATATCTCACATCTATATCTTCACAAAATTGATAGCTTTGGGGCACAATACCAAGTTTTGTGCTCCTgtaagtgaagaaaaatattccCAATCTGAAATTCATGCGGGTGTTGCAATTATAACAAAAAGGCTCCAAGTAGCTAGACCAACTTAAGAATATGATATACTTGTCTGTATAAATCAATTTTATATTGCATATAGCTTGTAATATTTTAATAAGATTCTAAACCTCATACCCCAGAAATGAGATGTTCACTTTCTAGAATAGGCAGCAGAAATGTAGGGAATATATGACGATGATTTCTCAGTTATTTTAACATCATAGTAATAGGAAATTACAGGCTTTAGTGTCATTAAAAGCAACAGATTTGTCAAAGTACAGGATACCAGATATCTGGAGTAATTCAGGAGATCCTGTTTGCGAGTCCATGACAATTAACTTTGCTATTACAGGTAAAAACTAAATTTATGATGTTATAAGCATGAGTGAGGAAATGAGGAGTTTTGGTGTTGATCAAATGTGGTTACATCTACTTCTTCCTTTGTCCTGATTTGGCCTTGAGACCTTGTAATATCAGTATAAGACTATTAAAAAGCTCACAAAAGTAATTTTCAAATTGTAACCTAATTAAAAGGATTAAAAGATTACGTTATATTTTGCATAATAGAAGTTTAAGAGTACACAAGGCGTCTTTGCTATCTTGAGAAACCAATTCCAAAACTTATGTATTGTCTAAACAAGAAACCAATTCCAAAACTTATTTATTGTTTAAACAAGGCTTTCTTCTCTTCCTTTTGTTGATAAACTCTTAAGATACATTGCCAAAAGGCCGGCAGAAACTTGTTTTAAGCAAAATAACAAAGGAAGATCCTCAACAAACTATCACGTTCATAAACGGTGGAAAAAGATGATTGAAAAACATCCTTAACTAAAGCTTTAAGTGTGTGTTTATTGGAGCTAACACAACTAACAAATGATATGCAAGTTAATCTATTATTGCATGGATAAATTTGAGTTCAACAATTTCCAGTAAGTTCCTGATAGATGACAGATGAAGGGGCAAGATTAGCACAAGTACTTAAGGAACTTTGTTTAAGCAGAATGTATACCTGGTCTAAAGAACATAGATAACCCAAAGTCAATGGTCTTTAATGGCGACTCCTCTTGCTCGTTGACAAAAAGGAAGTTCTCAGGTTTGAGGTCCCTATGCATAACTCCCAATGAATGGCATGCTTCTACAACACCTACTATTACTCTTGCAAGTTCAGCAGCCTTCTTCTCTGAATAATGCCCCCTCTTAATAATCCTATCGAAAAGCTCCCCACCAGCGCAAAGCTCCATTACGACATGAACAGCAACAGCATCCTCATAAGCCCCAACAATCTGTACAACGCTAGGGTGCCCTGCCAAGTGGTGCATTATCTGGATTTCTCTCCTAACATCCTCCACATCCTCTTCAGTTGTCAACTTCCTTTTAGCAATTGACTTACACGCAAATTCCTTTCCTTGAGCTTTGTCCACGCACAAAAACGTTGTCCCAAATTGCCCTTGTCCTAGTTTCCTTCCTAAAGTataaatttctttcaaattgCCCGTTTTTCGTCCCAAAACAGATTCAACTTGAAGCCCTGCACTCAATACTCGCTTAAGATTACTAGACTTGTTTCTTTTCACATCTTCCACTGGCTTATTGGTAACGGTATCATTGCCATTTGCACTGCTGTTTTTATTAGTGTCTTCCACTTTGACATCCTTTAGGGAATTTCTTGATTTGTCATCCTGAGGCTGATCTCCAGGTATCTGAAGATGAGGAGGAGGGGTACTCTGGACATTAGAGCTAACAGAATCAGAACCTTTTGCTTCTGTCTTTGATGAATCTGCTGAATCTTTGTTCAAAGTGGGTCCCGAGCATGTATTCCCCAtcaaaaattaataaacataagaTATAGTGCTCAGAATCAAAATTTCAACCTTTGTCGAATCCCAATATTATCCAAACTTGCATTTATTACCATGATCaacaaagaaaatatatatatatatatattataatttcACAATCTTCAATTTTCCTTGTAATTCAAGAATTGGACATTGAACATGCGAGAAGAAATTAAGCAAAGAGATTGACCTTATCTTGGAGCTGTCACAAGAAGCTCCAAGAAAAATCAAACCAGAAAATGATTATAGAAATCTGTAGAGAAATGAaggaaatatttttctttttctttttgcagGGTGGGGGGTGGAGGGAGGAAATGGCTGGGGAGAGAAGATGGATAGATCAATTGGGTGGTTTTGATGAAATTCGTTAATTTCGTTAATGATTTGCAGTGTACCTTTTGTGCATGCATGCGTTGTGGGTAATAGGGCACTACGGTTCACAATATTCTACCACCCGGAGGGCATTTTCTCTTTAATTTATAACGATTTGGTGTGAACAATAAAATTAAATTGTATTACAAAGTGACGAAATGTAGATCGCATAACATTGACACAAGGatatcttttatttttagttagacTAGAGTTGAAAAAATATGGGGTGCTCTGTTACGTACACTGTAAGTATATCCTCTACATTATTACTTTTCGCTTTTTTGCTGTTGCTAATAATTAACCATCAATGATCTATTATTGCTACCTCTTTTTTGTTGTTAATAATATTTAAGGGTTTCTTGCCAATTAAATAGGGGACTTGGAAGCAATGGCCGAGTCCGGAATTCTGGTaaggaaatttttttttaaaaaatacaagaatatcatacttggtttttgtttccttaTACTAAAATTCGGCCTCACCTCACCAAGAAAGATATGATGCCAAATACAAGCTCCTAACCTATCGTGACTTGAAAGGCTTACAAACTAAAAAGAATTACACAACCTCGTATTCACCACACCACTCCACTCCACTCCACAAAAGATGTGAAGAAATAAACCAATGAAAAGAATTACATCACAAATGAAAACTAGCTTGAATTTGGCATTGACGATCAGCAATCTGCATACCGGATCCCAATTTCGAGATGTAAGGAAATAGTTATTGGAATCCCAAGCTATTTGACAGAGACAACTTCGCAACTCCAACACAAATTCATATATATGATTTAGGCAACAATAGAAGGATCCTGCAAGGCGGAACTTCAGTTTCAGTATACCAGTAATACTACACTCAATTTAGATCCTGAAATATacaaacaagaaagaaagaaatggcAGAGGGAGGGGGGAGCATTTAGCCATCCAACATAGTGCTATCTACACTTAAGGATTGCACTTTGTGACTATACTACTATTCAAAAATGTTTTAACACTTGTGTATGAGATCCCACCAATATTTAGGGTTGTCTGCCCACCACTAACTCTTTTGATTCTAATTGTTCTCTCATTTCCTTCCTGGTTACATCAAAGAGGCATGTGTAGTAGTCAAGTGATGGATTTCCAGcactttgttttttgtttttcctttttggcTATAATGTTAGCCAGATAGAAGATAAAACATACAAGCTTTCTAGTAATTTTTTATAGGGCCAATTGAAAACATATATAGCACCATACAGACCCTAGAAACATTGTACGTCGAGCTGCAAACTTCACAAAGAACATATATTGAAATGGGAcccaaaaaaaaacaaatcaaGAAATGAGTCAGAACTCAGAAGCTAGGAGATGTAACGAGAGTGGAAATTGCCGGATGGCTACATCGGCTGAAGAACTTGACAGCTTGTGACTGATGTCACTAATTGTTCGAGAAGAAGAAAGAAACTGATGTCACTAATTTTAACAAGCACGAAGGTTTAGAAAATCAAAGTGGGCGCAATATTAAGCCTGACTTCTGGTTAGGGACAACAGTCCGAAAAATACCTGAGTTCTATTTCTTTTATGGACCTATAGAGGATTAGATGCAGATCTTGCCACAGCAGATAAATTTTACAAAATTGAAGTGGGTCTTGTCAAATTTATCTTCTAGTTAGGGACACATATGCAGAGTAACAGTCTGCAAATGAGAGTGCATTTTTCTTTTAGGGTTCCTGAAATTGCTAGAGTACTAGATACAAACCTTGTAAGTGCAAGAATGATCAGATAACGCAATTTTAGTTCACACAAAGTTTACTTATAGAACAAGTGGAAGATGGCAATGACCTAAGTGATGACGGAGCTTTGAGGTAACCTCATGGCATCTAATTTCTAATTCCACTTTGCCAAACAATAATGAGTCTCCAGAAGAAAATATTGTGTATCTTAGACATGATATTTTGGCAATAACTCAAAGAGCAAAAAGCATGTCCTCGTAATAGCATGATTCCCGATGAAGATACTCAATATTTTATCCCACCTATCAGAATATTTCTTTTCATATGTTTTTCTATTGTTGTTTGTGATCTACACGATCAGGATAAATAAAGGAAATGAATTGATAGACAAAAGGTAGACTTAAAAATATACAGGAGAGAAGAGAAATGAGGAAAACCATACCCTTGCTGTCAAATTTGACAACGCAAAACTCCATTTTTCTCTTGTTTTTGTACTAGCAACTTGCCCAACCTTAGCTACTTTAGTAAAAGCACCATTCAACCAGGCAGCTCCAGCATTAACATACCTGAACAGCTCCAGAATAATGGAAATGTGAAGCTTTAGTAATATTATAATAATAACACTTTATGCTTGCTTGCTACGGTACAAATGGTTCAACCAAAGTGCAATTATTAGAGAAAAAGGTCCACTTAATTATAGAGGGGACTCTCACTGTCTCACATCTTTCTGGAAATTAAATGAGAAGcagaaaacaacaaaaattataatATAAACAAGCACTACCCGCTAACTCCAAAACACTTAATGAGAAAATCAAGATCAAGTGATCCGTGCAAGTATTCCAATTTAACTCCCTCAATCTAACCAGATCGAGTTTCCTTCAGAAATTATCTATTTCCTTGCGATCTTTTCTTGTCTCAGAGATGTCTATTTTTgttttagatttttcaatttcaTTCGTCTTCAAGCTAGTTCTCCCCCTCACTCGATCTTCTATTTGGGAGATGCACTATATTTAGTCTATCTCTTTTAGTTGAGGAAAATGCACGACGGATAGGCAACGTGAGTGGCCATACACATTTTTATAAAATGTTTATCACAGAAGATCAAATCAAGATGATCTTTGCCTCCTCAACCAACTGAAGTTTGTGGACTCTGATCCTCCTTCAGCAAGTAAGAGTAACATGCCTAGTTTTCAACTTCAACAGAGTTGGATTAGTAAGCTATGCAAAATCTAAAAGTTGAAGAATTCATTTTAATTATCCCAAGGGAAAGCTACTGATTACGGTACCAGGACTCGCAATTTAAGAAGAGTTTGAAATTGTTTAAGAAGATATTACGAGGCCCCGTACTAGATAATGCAGAAAATGTAGCAGTGATTTTCAAAACAATGGTTCAATGCCCAATGCTCTTTCAGATGTCAAATCAAGAAGTCTGCTGACAGAGCAATCCAACTCTGCTGTTCAATGAGATAAGATGAAAACCTGACTACAGAAGGAAATGATACGTGGCAAAGCACGGAATGTGAAAGAAAActtatctttttctttcttttatcagAATGTTGTGAGGAAAGGAAAATATATGCTGTTCCCATCTCTCAATTTAAACAAGTGGCCCCAAGGGGGAAAACTGGTAGCCCTCTTGCGTTATTTCCTCCTCTTTTAACAAATCAAACAAGAGTAGAGAATTTTAAAACTTTCCCTTACTTCCCATTCCTTTCTATAAT is a window from the Nicotiana tomentosiformis chromosome 10, ASM39032v3, whole genome shotgun sequence genome containing:
- the LOC104108332 gene encoding calcium-dependent protein kinase 20-like, coding for MGNTCSGPTLNKDSADSSKTEAKGSDSVSSNVQSTPPPHLQIPGDQPQDDKSRNSLKDVKVEDTNKNSSANGNDTVTNKPVEDVKRNKSSNLKRVLSAGLQVESVLGRKTGNLKEIYTLGRKLGQGQFGTTFLCVDKAQGKEFACKSIAKRKLTTEEDVEDVRREIQIMHHLAGHPSVVQIVGAYEDAVAVHVVMELCAGGELFDRIIKRGHYSEKKAAELARVIVGVVEACHSLGVMHRDLKPENFLFVNEQEESPLKTIDFGLSMFFRPGETFTDVVGSPYYVAPEVLRKRYGPECDIWSAGVIIYILLSGVPPFWDETEQGIFEQIVKGELDLVSEPWPTISESAKDLVRKMLARDPKKRLTAHEVLCHPWVRVGGVAPDKPLDSAVLTRLNQFSAMNKLKKIAIRVIAENLSGEEIAGLKQMFKMIDTDNSGHITLEELKKGLEKVGANLKDSEINSLMQAADMDNSGTIDYGEFIAAMLHLNKVQKEDHMYAAFSYFDQDGSGYITQEELQQACEKFGLSNIPMEELMREVDQDNDGRIDYNEFVAMMQDTGFGKNGNKRV